In Chryseobacterium gleum, a single genomic region encodes these proteins:
- a CDS encoding CusA/CzcA family heavy metal efflux RND transporter: MLTKIIEFSVKNKLIIALLVLGLMGIGSYQVTKLPIDAVPDITNNQVQVITMAPSFGATDIERLVTFPIEQANNNISGLKEIRSFSRFGLSLVTIVFEDDVDIYWARQQVAERLQQVQAVIPQGIGNPQLGPISTGLGEIFQYVIRPEKGYEKKYNITELRTIQDWIVRRQLLGVKGVAEVSSFGGKLKQYEIAVNPDRLNAYGITINDVFDALQANNQNTGGAYIEKGPTVLYIRSEGLVGNIEEIKNISIATKTNDVPLSIRDIAEVKPGFATRYGAMTFNDEGEVSGAVVMMLKGENSNQVIKNVKEKIAQVQKTLPKGVVIEPFLDRTKMVNNAIGTVEKNLTEGALIVVFVLVLFLGNIRAGLLVASVIPLAMLFAICMMNLFGVSGNLMSLGALDFGLIIDGAVIIVESVLHQLTHNSKFKRMFSVGKSEMDAVVIDSAGKMMNSAVFGQIIILIVYLPILTLQGIEGKMFKPMAQTVAFALLGAFLLSLTYIPMMSAVLLRKRSNKPTLSDSMMKKVEKIYLEVLLKLLRVPKIVFGVVAVLFITAVFILSKMGGEFIPSLEEGDFAVDTRVLPGSNLTTTIESTQKAAHILKSRFPEVQKVVTKIGSGEVPTDPMPMDASDMMVILKDKKEWTSASTFPELADKMGKQLQEVPGITASFQYPVQMRFNELMTGARQDVVVKIFGDDLDVLSRNAQKLGKIIETVEGTQNLYIEPISGMPQVIIEYNRPLIAQYHLSVADINRIVNTAFAGQSTGLVFEGEKRFDMVVRLDTKYRKNVTDIKNLLVPTPFGNQIPLSQLAKVEVKNGPNQIQRENAQRRIVVGFNIKDRDVQSIVEELQGKVDQKIKLPTGYYMTYGGSFENLNNAKQRLMIAVPIALALIFVMLFFAFKSVKESLLIYTAIPLSIIGGVFFLALRGMPFSISAGVGFIALFGVAVLNGIVLISEFNRLYKSGMRNIVRIVIDGGESRLRPVLMTAFVASLGFIPMALSNGAGAEVQRPLATVVIGGLIVATFLTLFVLPLLYVNIEKGIKMKKMKNRNIASVLVFLFCFIGLEVKSQTPVTLEEAVDVALKNNRIIKNEKLKSEYSKALVRSASDIPQTGVTMDYGQINSALTDMKFGISQNIAFPTVYKKQKNLYTEEWKKSLLNVSLKEYELKKAVSLTFYNILYWKEKEKLLQETLKLYTDFLDKASIRLKAGESNILEKTTASNQKSAIEIQLKQLNQELSVLKYQLQWLLNTETDFVPEDKKLFSRGLKEELSSHPVIQVLQQLKKVSEQQTALEKAKLLPGLQLAYNLNSFKGTGADDKVYGSAPQFHSVQLGVSVPVFSGGQKARIQAAKIAESVAENDIANMEFNLQNQRKKASGIYQTNLDIVSRYESTELKNADVITETAKKQFLAGEINYLEFVILVNQAVTLKNSYTDAVWKLNQSAIELEYLTLNP, encoded by the coding sequence TGTTATCCCGCAGGGAATAGGAAATCCCCAACTAGGACCTATTTCTACGGGACTAGGTGAAATCTTTCAGTATGTAATAAGACCTGAAAAAGGATATGAAAAAAAATACAATATCACGGAGCTTCGTACAATTCAGGATTGGATTGTAAGGAGGCAGCTGTTAGGTGTAAAAGGGGTTGCAGAAGTCAGTAGCTTTGGAGGAAAGCTAAAACAATATGAGATTGCAGTCAATCCGGATAGGTTGAATGCTTATGGAATTACCATTAATGATGTTTTCGATGCGCTACAAGCTAATAATCAAAATACAGGAGGTGCTTATATTGAAAAGGGGCCTACGGTTTTATACATTAGAAGTGAAGGTTTGGTCGGAAACATTGAAGAAATTAAAAATATTTCTATTGCTACAAAAACAAACGATGTCCCGCTGTCTATAAGAGATATTGCAGAAGTAAAGCCGGGTTTTGCGACCCGATACGGAGCCATGACCTTTAATGATGAAGGAGAAGTCTCAGGAGCGGTCGTTATGATGCTTAAGGGTGAAAACAGTAACCAGGTGATTAAAAATGTAAAAGAGAAAATCGCTCAGGTTCAGAAGACGCTTCCAAAAGGAGTCGTGATAGAGCCTTTCCTGGATCGAACCAAAATGGTGAATAATGCTATTGGTACTGTTGAAAAAAATCTTACAGAAGGAGCATTGATTGTGGTTTTTGTTCTTGTATTATTCCTTGGGAATATAAGAGCCGGTTTATTGGTGGCTTCAGTGATTCCTCTTGCTATGTTATTTGCAATTTGTATGATGAACCTTTTTGGAGTCAGCGGGAACCTTATGAGCCTTGGGGCTTTGGATTTCGGGCTTATTATTGATGGGGCAGTTATTATTGTGGAATCTGTTCTGCATCAGTTGACCCATAATTCAAAATTCAAAAGAATGTTTTCTGTAGGCAAATCAGAAATGGATGCTGTAGTTATTGATTCTGCCGGAAAGATGATGAACAGTGCTGTTTTTGGACAGATTATTATTCTGATTGTTTATCTGCCAATTCTTACCCTGCAGGGAATTGAAGGGAAAATGTTCAAACCCATGGCACAGACCGTAGCTTTTGCGCTGCTAGGAGCATTTTTACTTTCACTGACCTATATTCCGATGATGAGTGCGGTATTGCTGAGAAAAAGAAGTAATAAACCTACTTTATCAGACAGCATGATGAAAAAGGTAGAGAAGATCTATCTTGAAGTTTTGCTCAAACTTCTCAGAGTACCCAAAATAGTTTTTGGGGTAGTGGCAGTCTTATTTATAACAGCCGTTTTCATTTTATCCAAAATGGGGGGCGAATTTATTCCTTCCCTTGAAGAAGGAGATTTTGCCGTAGACACAAGAGTGCTTCCGGGAAGTAATTTGACCACAACAATTGAAAGTACCCAAAAAGCAGCACATATTCTCAAATCAAGATTTCCCGAGGTGCAGAAGGTCGTTACAAAGATCGGGAGCGGGGAAGTACCTACAGACCCAATGCCGATGGATGCTTCTGATATGATGGTTATCCTGAAAGATAAAAAAGAATGGACCTCTGCCTCTACTTTTCCCGAATTAGCGGATAAAATGGGGAAACAGCTTCAGGAAGTACCCGGAATTACAGCCAGCTTTCAATATCCTGTGCAGATGCGTTTTAATGAATTGATGACCGGAGCAAGACAGGATGTAGTAGTGAAAATTTTTGGTGATGATCTGGATGTTCTTTCCCGGAATGCTCAGAAACTTGGTAAAATTATAGAAACTGTTGAAGGAACACAGAATCTTTACATCGAACCTATTTCCGGGATGCCTCAGGTAATTATAGAATACAACCGCCCTTTAATTGCCCAGTACCACCTATCTGTTGCAGATATTAACAGAATTGTCAATACGGCATTTGCCGGACAAAGTACAGGGCTGGTTTTTGAAGGTGAAAAACGCTTCGATATGGTAGTACGCCTCGATACCAAATACCGGAAAAATGTTACCGATATTAAGAATCTTTTGGTTCCCACACCTTTTGGAAATCAGATTCCGCTGTCTCAGCTTGCCAAAGTGGAAGTGAAGAATGGTCCCAACCAGATTCAGAGAGAAAATGCCCAAAGAAGAATTGTCGTAGGTTTTAATATAAAGGACAGGGATGTACAAAGCATTGTTGAAGAGCTGCAGGGAAAAGTAGATCAGAAAATAAAGCTCCCTACGGGTTACTATATGACCTATGGAGGGTCTTTTGAGAACCTCAACAATGCCAAACAGCGCCTCATGATTGCGGTTCCTATTGCACTTGCCCTTATTTTTGTAATGTTGTTTTTTGCATTTAAATCTGTAAAAGAAAGCTTACTTATTTATACTGCAATTCCTCTTTCCATCATCGGAGGAGTATTTTTTCTGGCCCTGAGAGGAATGCCTTTCAGTATCAGTGCCGGAGTAGGGTTTATTGCACTTTTTGGAGTAGCTGTGCTGAACGGAATTGTTTTAATATCTGAGTTTAACCGTCTTTACAAAAGCGGAATGAGAAATATTGTAAGAATTGTTATTGACGGAGGAGAATCACGTCTCCGCCCGGTCCTTATGACCGCCTTTGTTGCCTCGCTGGGCTTTATCCCGATGGCATTGAGTAACGGGGCCGGAGCCGAAGTACAGCGGCCACTGGCTACAGTTGTTATCGGAGGATTAATAGTGGCAACCTTCCTTACTCTGTTTGTTTTACCATTGCTTTATGTAAATATTGAAAAAGGAATCAAAATGAAAAAAATGAAAAACAGAAATATAGCTTCCGTATTGGTATTTTTATTCTGTTTTATTGGTCTTGAAGTAAAATCCCAAACCCCTGTTACTTTGGAGGAAGCTGTTGATGTCGCTTTGAAAAATAATAGGATTATTAAAAATGAAAAATTAAAATCCGAGTATTCAAAGGCACTTGTCAGATCAGCATCAGATATTCCTCAGACAGGAGTTACGATGGACTATGGGCAAATCAACAGTGCCCTGACAGATATGAAATTCGGTATTTCTCAGAATATAGCATTTCCTACTGTATATAAAAAACAGAAGAATCTTTATACGGAAGAATGGAAAAAGTCTCTGCTTAATGTTTCCCTTAAAGAATATGAGCTAAAGAAAGCCGTAAGCCTTACTTTTTATAATATTCTCTATTGGAAAGAAAAAGAAAAGCTTCTGCAGGAAACATTAAAGCTGTATACCGACTTTCTGGATAAAGCAAGCATTCGTCTGAAAGCAGGAGAAAGTAATATTTTGGAAAAAACAACTGCTTCCAACCAGAAATCTGCTATTGAAATACAGCTGAAGCAGCTGAATCAGGAGCTTTCAGTTTTGAAATATCAGCTGCAATGGCTTTTGAATACTGAAACAGATTTTGTTCCTGAAGATAAGAAGTTATTTAGCAGAGGACTTAAAGAAGAGCTGAGTTCACATCCTGTGATCCAGGTATTGCAGCAGCTGAAAAAAGTTTCCGAACAGCAGACAGCTCTTGAAAAAGCTAAGCTGCTTCCGGGATTGCAGCTTGCTTACAATCTTAACAGTTTTAAAGGAACGGGGGCTGATGACAAAGTGTACGGCTCTGCACCACAATTTCATTCCGTACAGCTGGGTGTTTCGGTTCCTGTTTTTTCAGGCGGACAGAAAGCCAGAATTCAGGCTGCTAAAATTGCAGAATCAGTTGCTGAAAATGATATTGCCAATATGGAATTCAACCTGCAGAATCAGCGTAAAAAAGCATCCGGGATTTATCAGACTAATCTTGACATTGTTTCCCGCTATGAAAGCACAGAACTTAAAAACGCCGATGTTATCACTGAAACAGCTAAAAAACAGTTTCTTGCCGGAGAGATCAATTACCTCGAATTTGTAATATTGGTCAATCAGGCAGTCACCTTAAAAAACAGTTATACCGATGCAGTCTGGAAACTGAATCAGAGTGCTATAGAATTGGAATATCTTACTTTAAACCCATAA